One part of the Lactobacillus sp. PV012 genome encodes these proteins:
- a CDS encoding replication initiation factor domain-containing protein, producing MLSVIFDWVEFTLLEVSLKETLKILDLDFSELTLLSKGRFGYRHQLKWNSGSIFIMFSAKTDKVTETSKIDKKAGVHVMITGQGCRQFSVNGDLLKLIATLYLLPHVNFSRIDLAVDDYKSQIISYNCINKAALARNFTSRWSKWDEINSRQTSTGNFLGRTMYFGSQASDLFCRIYDKTLERKANSEEDEVPGAWTRLEVVYRKERAKKLVEHLMHGLPVGDALKGTLKQYLRFLTPSTDSNKSRWPTAPWWESFLQEVESLQLTVKKESKSIEDMAAWVEKQIGPSLAAILKAHEGDLHWLRQVIAKGAHRLSRRHIDAINIYKGQLT from the coding sequence ATGCTATCAGTAATTTTTGACTGGGTGGAATTTACTCTCCTAGAAGTGTCTTTGAAAGAAACTCTTAAAATTTTAGATTTAGATTTTTCAGAGTTGACCCTACTTTCAAAGGGAAGGTTTGGCTACCGTCATCAACTCAAATGGAATAGTGGAAGTATTTTTATTATGTTTAGTGCTAAAACAGATAAAGTCACAGAAACCTCTAAAATAGACAAAAAAGCAGGAGTTCATGTGATGATTACAGGTCAAGGGTGTCGCCAATTTTCTGTAAATGGAGATTTGCTTAAGTTGATTGCTACCTTGTACTTACTGCCACACGTAAATTTTTCCAGGATTGACCTAGCAGTTGATGACTATAAGTCGCAGATTATCAGCTACAACTGTATAAATAAGGCAGCCCTAGCTAGAAATTTTACTTCTAGGTGGAGTAAATGGGACGAAATTAATTCACGTCAAACATCTACTGGAAACTTCTTGGGCAGAACCATGTATTTTGGCTCACAAGCATCTGACCTTTTCTGCAGGATTTACGATAAGACACTAGAAAGAAAAGCAAATTCGGAAGAAGACGAAGTACCTGGAGCTTGGACTCGTCTAGAAGTGGTCTATCGTAAGGAAAGAGCTAAGAAGCTAGTAGAGCACCTCATGCATGGACTACCTGTAGGAGATGCCTTAAAAGGCACTTTAAAGCAATACTTACGCTTTTTAACACCTTCAACTGATAGTAATAAATCTCGCTGGCCAACAGCTCCTTGGTGGGAATCCTTTCTTCAAGAAGTTGAGAGCTTGCAACTGACTGTGAAAAAAGAAAGTAAATCAATCGAAGATATGGCAGCATGGGTAGAAAAGCAAATTGGCCCTTCGCTAGCTGCGATTTTAAAAGCCCACGAAGGTGATTTACACTGGCTTAGACAAGTTATTGCTAAAGGTGCTCACCGTCTCTCACGTCGCCATATAGACGCAATAAATATTTATAAAGGACAATTAACATGA
- a CDS encoding LysM peptidoglycan-binding domain-containing protein: MTTYPKIAWTFSDTPSGPEKYQKLLKAGVKDLVVPISATKGRLLAGSHHASLIRKAGLRLHPCIQTDLSSPIFDTKYFLEACFELHLKRTMKLTVKLVSNKEVKDKARRINQLVNYLAGIVPEENIGIAIDKKDLDSGEFKIEDLPPTLNVTSFNENKLNSGIEKAGTWIYTNTFEKEHLALGYDFYGFYTGEQEYQLSLESKYISQPGDTWVTIATRHGIWLPKLLQINNATYSTLIVPGQEIKLS, encoded by the coding sequence ATGACAACATATCCAAAAATTGCTTGGACTTTTTCAGATACTCCAAGCGGTCCAGAAAAATATCAAAAACTTTTAAAAGCAGGAGTTAAAGACTTAGTAGTTCCTATCAGTGCTACCAAGGGGAGGCTTTTAGCAGGAAGTCATCATGCTTCATTAATCAGAAAAGCAGGATTACGGCTTCACCCATGCATCCAAACGGACTTATCTTCTCCAATTTTTGATACAAAGTACTTTTTAGAAGCCTGCTTTGAACTTCACTTAAAACGTACTATGAAGCTGACTGTGAAGCTTGTATCAAATAAAGAAGTTAAAGATAAAGCTAGACGAATAAACCAGCTAGTGAATTACCTTGCTGGGATTGTTCCTGAAGAAAATATTGGGATTGCAATTGACAAGAAAGACTTAGATAGTGGTGAATTTAAAATCGAAGATTTACCACCTACCTTAAATGTCACAAGCTTCAACGAAAATAAACTCAACTCAGGAATTGAAAAAGCCGGAACTTGGATTTATACAAATACCTTTGAAAAAGAGCATCTAGCCCTAGGATATGACTTTTATGGCTTTTATACAGGAGAGCAGGAATATCAGCTGTCCTTAGAAAGTAAATATATCAGCCAGCCAGGTGACACATGGGTTACAATTGCGACTAGACATGGTATTTGGTTGCCAAAATTGCTTCAAATCAATAATGCAACGTACTCAACTCTGATAGTACCAGGACAAGAGATAAAACTCTCTTAA